The genomic segment ATTTCCAAGATCCTCAAGCTTGCAGATGGTGTGTGAAGTGAAACAATAAAGAttgtctctttgtcttttcAGGATTGTCCAATAGCCTGGGTGAACACCATGGTGTTTGACTACAAGGACCAGCTGAAGACTGGGGAGTTCCACTTATCCACATGGCCGTCTGTTCCTGGTACATTTCAGCCTTGCCTCTTCTTACATTTTCCTCctcttcaaaaaataaaaaaaacacctccTCCACAACACTTTGAAGCACGCAGAGAGCTTCTGAAATGCCCGGAGTGACATGTCTTGCCACCCAAATCACACATAGTGacacattttgtgttttatgaTGCAGTAAGATAGCCTATTTGCAGATGCTGAAGTACCTGTTTGCCAGGCGGGGGAGTGGTTTTCTTAGACGAAAGACTAAAAACTGAGCGGGCAGAAGATTCCACCAAATGGAACATTTCATCATTTCATATATGATATTTTTATCACAGATGAGAAAAGTGACCTGCTGAACCCGATGGGAACTGTTGAGAAGAACCCTAACGTGGACAGCGCCGCTGAGCTTCTCATTCATTTTCCCAACATCCGGCCACACCCCCTCTACTACCCTCCACTTGAAAAGGTACTATCTCCCAAAAGACTACACAAAAAaagttacaatttaaaaaaaaaaaaaggtgaactAACGTGAAGTACAGTGTaaaattttattaaatttaatgaaATACAGTTAAATGAAATTTATAGAATTTGTATACATTCAGTTTataccaaaaaacattttccttaATGATTAAGTATTTGAATAAgtcattttatgattttatgtatatcattttaattttacacaGAATTATTGTGTCATGTTTATTGAGGCTGAAGTACATATTTGGATCTTTGTTTGATGACAGTCAGTCCAAGCAATAATCCTCATGTGTTTTCAGATATGTGACATGGAGAGGAACGGTGATCTAAGTTTAGCCACTAAAGAAGAGGTAGGACTCACATGTGACAAATTTTACATAGTtagaatttttgttttgtttttaaagcagaaaattTAATAACTTTGTGTGTGGATCATGTGCTCTCTGTAGTACTTTAAGCTCAAAGAAATCATGGACAACAAAAACTACACCGAGTTTTTCGAGGACGAGAAAGAGCTCCTGTGGAAGCTCCGCACCGAAGTCCGCGATCATTATCCTGAAAGTCTGTCCAAGCTCCTCCTCATCACCAAGTGGAGTAAGCGTGAGGATGTAGTTCAGGTACGAGTAAAGcgttatttattatttgtatttttcactgATGTCTGTAAGTCGATCTGGAGATGTAAAACCTTGATTTTTGATGATTAGCTTAGCTTTAAGGGTTAAAGTGGCCAAAATTTCAAACAAGGAGTGAACGAATCAGAAAAAAGCTCAAAGAAGTCAAATTTTACATCTGAAATGATAGTCTATGTAGGATTATTGATTAAAAATTGATtattgggataaatactatgtaGTGTAGATaagtgtgtatctgtgtgtgtgagtgaaggGTCTATAATTCTTTACAGTTACACATATCCATATCAATATGTATTCTTAGTTTCTTATATACAGACAACTAATAGTTtatattgtgtgttttattttgttttagcaaACGTCCATGTATGCCAGCTGTACTTcattcttttacattttcaaaataaagttctATCTATAGAAAACAGGCAACCACGAGCTCTGATCTatgtaatataatatttatttataatattatGTTGGTAATATTTACCAACCACAGAGGTCTTGCAGTAAACCTTTGTTGTAACAAGAGCAAGAAAATATGTGACTTTACAGGTTTTTGGAGCTTCAAAACTAAGGAATGTTTTAACAGTGAATTATGCAAAACTATAGTAATGTCATTGCCGCAGAAAGAAATATCGAGTTGTGAATTAACATCAGCAGCCTGCTTTAATCTTCAAACTGTCAAAATCTCCTTGATTTTTCTCATCATGTTAGAAAATAATTATTGAATTCTCCTCAGATGGTGAATTTACTGAGGAACTGGCCAGACCTCCCTGCCATCCATGCCTTGGAGCTCTTAGACTACAGTTTTCCTGACCCAGCGGTTCGTTCTTTCACTATCAGATGCCTCAGAAAGCTCAGGTACACACACATCTGTTTCAGAAGCTTACAGTGCCAGGCATGCTGTGTTGTGACTGTTAACCGCATAAGCCACATTTCTCTGCACACAGTGATGATGAGCTGCTTCATTACCTAATCCAGCTGGTCCAGGTCCTGAAGTACGAGTCCTACCTGGACTGTGACCTTACCACTTTCTTGTTAGAACGGGCACTGTCCAACAGGAGGATCggacattttctgttttggcATCTCAGGTGAGTGAGAAGGGGCTagctttaaaaaatacaagctAGTTAGAAAAAAGggagcagaaagaaaaacaagatcgAGTCAGCTTTTTGTTTGACTGGAGATTTGTGTCTATTGTAGGTCAGAGACTCATGTGGCATCTGTGGGTTTGCGCTTTGGCCTGATTCTCGAGGCCTACTGCAGGGGAAATATCCATCACATCAAGCTCTTAACCAAACAGGTAATCACCTCCTGATTCTTACTCACCTTCACTTTGATCTTGTGTGTTTTGAACTGATTCTCAGTCTCTGTGTTAACTCTCACACACTCAGAATGAGGCTCTGGGCAAAATGAAGGCCCTGAGTGACTTTGTCAAGTTGGGCTCCCAGAAGGTGACGGCAGAGGACCTGAAGCAGTGTATCAGACAAGAGTCCTACCTGGAGGTCCTGTCAGACCTTCTGTCACCACTCAACCCAAGCATCATCCTCTCTGAGATCTGGTTAGTGGcccagacaaacacacaaatgcaaacgCACACAAGAGAGCATAATTGTTTTATGCATTATTGTCCTCCTTATTGGATTTTGCAAAGGCCACTTTGGCTCCTTTTCTGGCtttactgaataaaaaaaaatacatctaagTGGTACACGGAGAAATTAACTCTTCGGTTGATTCAGGATCACAGCAACTTACTCTAATTTCTCCCTTCTACAAACATATGAGCGCATTGTCAGTGTCGTcctggacaaaaaaaaatcatttttagctCACAAGGGATATCAGTTATTGAGCAAAAATATATGTACAAGGATGAAAATTAACATGAGCATTTTTGCTGTTACAGTACTGATAGATGCAGATTTATGGACTCCAAGATGAAGCCACTCTGGCTGATGTTCAAGAATCCCGCAGTTGAAGGAGACATGGTGGGCATTATCTTCAAAAATGGAGATGGTAAGAGACAAGAAGGTCGAACATGCCTTTTTCAAGGTGCCTGTTTTAGTTTAAGGGCTGGTTTGCAAATTCAAATCTGCTGGGAAGATAAAAACTGTGGGTTTGGAACGAGTCATGCAAGAGAAAAGTTAGGATTAGATATATCAATTTCTCCTTGTCACCTTTAGACCTTCGACAAGACATGCTGACCCTGCAGATGATCCAGCTCATGGAGAATCTGTGGAAGAAAGAAGGTCTGGATCTCAGGTAGGAGCTGGTTCTTACAGCAATTGCCTCTTGTGCACGGGGAAATCTTGTCCACCAGCCTTAACGCTGTTCATTTTTCGACTTGGCAAACACAGGATGATCCCGTACGGCTGCCTGTCGACCGGGAACAAAATGGGGCTCATCGAGGTTGTGAAGAACTCTGACACAATTGCCAACATCCAGCGTAACAGCAGCAACAGCGCCGCTACCGCTGCCTTCAACAAGGACGCCTTGCTTAACTGGCTCAAATCGAAGAATCCCGAGTGAGTACGATGAACTCTGGCACAATGGCAACTCTCAGAAGCTCTCAGATTGTCATCTTATTTGGTGTAGACACTCTGTAGAGGTGATGACCCTATTTAAcctcaaaaaacaaagcaaattaGGTGCATTATACACACAGCCAAGCATGACATAAAACCACATAGAAGGCACAGAGCAGGAGTGGGGTGAGCTAATCCGCATATGCACCCTTTTCCCCCCATAAACCTCCCTCAGGTTGTTGTGGGGACTTCCCCAAGTCCTCCTAGGACAGCGCTGACTTGTCAAGTGTCAAGAAAGAAGTTTTTCAATTTGAAATTCGCGATAACATCATGTGAATTTTCCTAAGCGGCATCTCATCATTTCATCGACTCCTCTTGATTTTAGCACAAAGTAGCCGCGTATATTCAGCCACAGATGGGTATTGatattttttaagtaaaataataatatttttgcgATCAATTATCCATTTTTGTTCATGTGGAAAAGAAGGGGGAGGGGAAGGACAGAAAATAAGACTTAAGAATATGAAAAAAAGGGTGTTTAAGGCACACAAGCCTTCATCCTATTCCCAGTCCCATTCAGGAAAACTTGCATAGTTTGATATAAATATTTCACTTCTTGTAAGTAGTAAACAGTACTGCTTCATCTtgtagtttctttttcttttctttttttcttaaattgtttgcttaaaagtgttttttcctTGTAGCATTTTAAAACTGGATAGAGCAGCACAAAGTGCCACAGCTGGCTGAATCTTTAGCAGCATTAAATGAGAGTAGATTTTTATTTGGTGCCAGACAGTCTGAAGGTCTTGTCTATTCTAAAAGCTCCTTGAAGAAGTAATGAATAAGCCTCTGTACTTCACGTTGGTGTGTCCAGGCTGATGGCCCCACAGAATACAAAGATAATTAGCCCGGACGCTGCAGCGCCTGTAATGGAGCTGAGAAAATTAGtataaaaaacacaatgaaCCCTCCGCACGTCTAGGCTGTGAAAGGATGTGACGATCAGTCGTTAATCAGCCACAGGAACTCCTCTTTGAACATTTTATATGCTCTGTCACCGATGACACTCTGCTTCATGGCTGCGTTTGTGTAATGCAGGCTGATATAGGAAATATAAGAGAAGTGTGAAAGCACTGTAAGAACAAAACTCGCTCACGTTCTGCTTCCTCGTTTCTGTGACCTTTTATGTCACCAGGGACAAACTTGATCAAGCGATAGAGGAGTTCACACTGTCCTGCGCTGGCTACTGTGTAGCTACTTACGTCTTGGGCATTGGAGATCGTCACAACGACAACATCATGATCAGGGAAACTGGACAGGTAAGATTTACTGCACGTTTGAATCTCAGTAAAATTATGTTGCTCATTGATGTATAATGTTTTTGGTTGGAGTTGGTAAAAAAATTTGCTTTGTAATATTCTAataattttttggagaaacaTGCTGGAGTCAAATTGTTTAGGTCAGTCAGTGTTTGGGAGACTCAGACGTAGTGACTAAAGTGAGACTTTGCTTTTTAGCTGTTCCACATTGATTTTGGGCACTTCCTGGGCAACTTCAAGCGGAAACTCGGGATCAACAGGGAGCGCGTGCCTTTTATCCTGACGTATGACTTTGTCCACGTGATCCAGCAAGGACGAACAAACAACAGTGAGAAATTTGAGAGGTACGATAAAAACATGTAACTCTAACACACGTACATAGTTATAGTTATAGACGGTGGCACAATGGTGCAGTGGCTAGCACTGTCCTCTTACAGCAAGAAGGTGTTGGGTTTAAATCCACCTGTCAGTTGGagcttttctgtgtggagtctgtgttgtttgtgttggcCCTGTAATAGACCGTGTACCCTGGCATAGGAACCAGGCACCTTGTGACCCTGAATTGAATAAGCAgtaaaggatggatggattgttCTGGGGTTCTGCTAACTTATGAcacgtgtttgtttttgcatcttTGCTGTCAGGTTCAGGGAGTACTGTGAGCGGGCCTATAAGATCCTGTGTCGGAACGGGACGCTGTTTGTCAACCTCTTCGCCATGATGAAGGCAGCGGGGCTACCTGAACTCACGTCCTTCAAAGACATACAGTATCTAAAGGTATGCCACAGTAATGATGTAGCAGTTAATGATTATGAGGAGAATGACAACAATGT from the Pelmatolapia mariae isolate MD_Pm_ZW linkage group LG20, Pm_UMD_F_2, whole genome shotgun sequence genome contains:
- the pik3cd gene encoding phosphatidylinositol 4,5-bisphosphate 3-kinase catalytic subunit delta isoform, giving the protein MPPGKYGMQEEWEKEGDQAINMDFLLPTGIFLKFPVSRNDTIKNIKKMVWKNARSEALFCGLGDPDGYVFTCINETAEREELEEESRRISDVRPFMCVLRLVAREGDRVEKLTNAQISLLIGKGLHEFEAQKNDEVNEFRTKMRTFCEEKAQDRQSLPWQKWMEYSFPCELEPCRSLPQSLKSKNIKKIFINVKFEASDESFMLQQDPQDLPLALMKSALKKKATVFRLMRQEPEDYTLQVNGRWDFIYGKHPLCQFKYIFSCLRNGQNSHLTMVHYSTITKYQEEQGRMCSQVYKSRSLSRPPPLPLKKQNTSSLWSINEPFHIHLVQGKRVNADEGMKLVVQAGLFHGSELLCKVVTSSEVTVSSEPLWNQKLEFDINVADLPRMSRLCFALYGVIEKTKKPRGTKKKNKKADCPIAWVNTMVFDYKDQLKTGEFHLSTWPSVPDEKSDLLNPMGTVEKNPNVDSAAELLIHFPNIRPHPLYYPPLEKICDMERNGDLSLATKEEYFKLKEIMDNKNYTEFFEDEKELLWKLRTEVRDHYPESLSKLLLITKWSKREDVVQMVNLLRNWPDLPAIHALELLDYSFPDPAVRSFTIRCLRKLSDDELLHYLIQLVQVLKYESYLDCDLTTFLLERALSNRRIGHFLFWHLRSETHVASVGLRFGLILEAYCRGNIHHIKLLTKQNEALGKMKALSDFVKLGSQKVTAEDLKQCIRQESYLEVLSDLLSPLNPSIILSEICTDRCRFMDSKMKPLWLMFKNPAVEGDMVGIIFKNGDDLRQDMLTLQMIQLMENLWKKEGLDLRMIPYGCLSTGNKMGLIEVVKNSDTIANIQRNSSNSAATAAFNKDALLNWLKSKNPEDKLDQAIEEFTLSCAGYCVATYVLGIGDRHNDNIMIRETGQLFHIDFGHFLGNFKRKLGINRERVPFILTYDFVHVIQQGRTNNSEKFERFREYCERAYKILCRNGTLFVNLFAMMKAAGLPELTSFKDIQYLKDSLALGKTEDEALKNFKVKFNEALRESWKTKVNWMMHSLAKDNRP